The Priestia koreensis genomic interval CGATAAAATCATGAAGTTCTGTGTAATCCACGAGGTTCTGGTTACAAATGTCAGAATCCTGGCATATATAATTTCCTCGTTTCGTAAACGTTCCCTGTACAGCTCCCTTTGTTTCAGAAAGGAACATTCCTACTTCTTCAAGGCCGTTGCAAATCGCGCAAATTCCCTTTTGGTGAATCGGTGTAAACGTTCCGTAAACGCCGCTTAGTTTTCCGTTTCGTTCCGTTACGATATATTTTCGATTTGTTCCCTTGTCTTCCCAGCTCAAATACGTTAATTCTCTTAAATCCGTTTCATGTAAGGAAGGTACTTTTAGTTTTTTCACCTTAGGAAAAAGTCGTTTTACATGATCTTGGGTCACCGTTTTAAATGGAATCACAAACGCTTTTATATTTTCTAAAAACAGCTCCGCGCTCGTCTTGTCATGTACTGATGCAATCGGCTCTAATAACGCTCTCTGTTCATCTGTAAGATCTTCAAATCGTCCGTACGTTTTGTCACTAGATAATCCCTTCAATGCCTGTAATACAT includes:
- a CDS encoding FusB/FusC family EF-G-binding protein; protein product: MEPFIRSDQFHFIKRQAQILINGHSSVNDRNVLQALKGLSSDKTYGRFEDLTDEQRALLEPIASVHDKTSAELFLENIKAFVIPFKTVTQDHVKRLFPKVKKLKVPSLHETDLRELTYLSWEDKGTNRKYIVTERNGKLSGVYGTFTPIHQKGICAICNGLEEVGMFLSETKGAVQGTFTKRGNYICQDSDICNQNLVDYTELHDFIDHIQKK